A window of the Litoribacterium kuwaitense genome harbors these coding sequences:
- a CDS encoding YgzB family protein produces the protein MNILFKNKINKIRTFALALIFLGIGVMYIGLFFKESPIWMTVFMLFGVIFILLSTAVYVWIGLLSTRAVQVVCPSCQKYTKVLGRVDACMHCSQPLTMDKSLDGKEFDESYNRQRKEAKQTSQK, from the coding sequence TTGAACATCTTATTTAAAAACAAAATTAATAAAATCCGGACCTTTGCCTTAGCATTAATCTTTCTTGGCATTGGCGTCATGTATATCGGGCTTTTTTTTAAAGAGTCTCCTATTTGGATGACGGTATTTATGCTGTTTGGGGTCATTTTCATTTTACTTAGTACGGCAGTATATGTATGGATTGGCTTATTATCGACGCGTGCCGTTCAAGTCGTTTGTCCTTCGTGTCAGAAATATACGAAGGTACTTGGTAGAGTGGATGCTTGCATGCATTGCAGCCAACCGTTAACAATGGATAAATCCTTAGACGGGAAAGAGTTCGACGAATCCTACAACCGGCAACGTAAAGAAGCAAAGCAAACGTCACAAAAGTAG
- the perR gene encoding peroxide-responsive transcriptional repressor PerR, protein MTVAVDHLQEALDSLKKAGVRITPQRHAILEFLSTTQAHPTADDIYKALEGKFPNMSVATVYNNLRVFKEAGLVKELTYGDASSRFDYVTTHHYHIICESCGKIVDFHYPGLNEVETLAAHVADFDVSHHRMEVYGTCNDCKNQPKNIKQ, encoded by the coding sequence ATGACGGTGGCGGTCGACCATCTTCAGGAAGCGCTGGATTCTTTGAAAAAAGCTGGGGTGCGAATAACGCCTCAACGTCATGCGATATTGGAGTTTTTATCCACTACGCAGGCGCATCCAACAGCGGATGATATTTATAAGGCACTTGAAGGAAAGTTCCCTAATATGAGTGTCGCAACCGTGTATAACAATTTAAGGGTCTTTAAAGAAGCGGGCTTAGTGAAGGAGTTAACGTATGGAGATGCATCCAGCCGATTTGATTACGTGACGACGCATCATTACCATATCATTTGTGAATCATGTGGGAAGATTGTTGACTTCCATTACCCAGGCCTCAATGAAGTAGAAACTTTAGCAGCCCATGTCGCTGATTTTGACGTCAGTCATCACCGGATGGAAGTGTATGGTACATGTAATGACTGTAAAAATCAGCCGAAAAACATTAAGCAGTAG
- a CDS encoding cob(I)yrinic acid a,c-diamide adenosyltransferase, giving the protein MKIYTRTGDQGETSLLYGKRVSKADDRVKAFGTLDEANAQIGLAVCFIKDCTWMGKATFIDRLQRIQSLLFHAGGELSTPADKEVKWTLNDRHVEELEAQIDAWEATLPSLKSFILPGGSRAAGTLHIARTIVRRAERESIGIDGLNSTVLVFLNRLSDYLFVAARYANLKEGVEDHKFVPDEKDND; this is encoded by the coding sequence ATGAAAATTTATACACGAACAGGCGATCAAGGAGAAACATCATTATTATATGGCAAAAGGGTCTCTAAAGCGGACGATCGTGTAAAAGCCTTCGGGACATTAGATGAAGCGAATGCCCAAATTGGACTCGCTGTCTGTTTTATTAAGGATTGTACCTGGATGGGCAAAGCAACATTCATTGACCGTTTACAGCGAATACAGAGTCTCCTTTTTCATGCGGGCGGAGAGCTTTCCACACCTGCTGATAAAGAAGTGAAATGGACATTAAATGATAGGCATGTAGAGGAATTAGAAGCACAAATCGATGCTTGGGAAGCAACACTTCCATCATTAAAGTCGTTTATTTTACCTGGAGGTTCACGTGCCGCCGGTACACTTCACATAGCGAGAACGATCGTTCGTAGAGCGGAACGAGAGTCGATCGGCATCGATGGATTAAATTCAACAGTTCTCGTCTTTCTCAACCGCTTGTCTGATTATCTATTTGTAGCTGCGCGCTATGCCAATTTGAAAGAAGGCGTAGAGGATCATAAATTTGTGCCTGATGAAAAGGACAATGATTGA